ACTTACCGGTTTCCCGATATTCATGACGCTATTCAAGTGCAGGTTAACCATTTATTAAATTCTCAAGAACAACAAATACCATGGTCTTTGCAAGTTCTTCCCTATAATGAGTCTATGCAACAGGCAAACAGTGAAGACAACCAATTTCACGTCGTTACTTTAGTGTTGGATGATTTCATCGGTTACTCATCTGCTTATGATACCAAGGAAACAATAGTATATTACGACGATGCAGCCGTCTTGAGTAATGACTTACCGTTTTTCGTTGCACAAACTTTGGTAGAACATACTTTCCAATTGGAATGGACACATCTGAATAAAACGCATGAAAGTGCTACTACGAATAACAATGTTGCCATATCCTACGATCCAAATATTCATTTAAGTATAACTTTGTTATCAGGAGACGGGAACCCAGTTGCATGGGAAATTGAGCCAACTTTAACTGATTATTTTTCACCATTTAGGAAGCTCTTATCACCATTAGTGAATCTTACAGTAGATTCATCTATTGTTTACCATAATGATTTAAATTTACATTCGTTAAATGGTTCATATTCGAATGTTACGTGGTTTGATCTCTCTCATACAATTGACCTTTCTGAACTTTCGTCCATGACTTATTATCCTGAAGATTCCGCATTGAATTTAGCTGTAGTTTTCCCTAGTGCTTCGTCAACTCCCGACGGCTTGGCATTCATAAATGGGACTCGAATTTCAGACGGTTTAAGTGCACTGGATTGGAATAGTTATCTAGTTCCGCAATGGGGGgttataataataaataagaTGCCACTGAAACCAAATTCTGTTATTAGTGAAGACTATTTAGAACCTATGATGTATCGTTTTGCATCAGATATATTCCAGCTACTGGGATTGACAGAGGGCTCGCAAGACTTGTTATCTCCTTATATCACTATTGATTCATTTAAAAGGTTGACAACTTTACAGAATCTAGATAAATCCGTCGAAACACTGTGGTCATTAGTGAAACTAACCCAACAGTTTCAGGGCATGTCTATCCCCCATGAAGTATCTGATAATGTTTTAGAAGCTTTGGACTTAAGATTCCAAATTATTGATTTACTGAATGATCCTGGTAAGGGTGGTGATATGGTTTGGAACAATGCCCTACATTTAAGTAATGAATTGGTCAAACTATGCGAAACGGCATTTTTTAATGGAGAAATGGTTCAACAAAATTTCTTCCCGCAAGAGCATATGATTGCTGTATATCTACCATTATTGGGCCCAATATCAGCAGTCATGTTTTTTGGCTTCTACAACGTaatgaaggaaaaagatcacaagaatgaaaagaatggaaTCGAGAGAGAAGTTACTGAGGAAAAATTGGAGTTAAAGGAGGCTCAAAATTTACACGCTATTGACGGCGAAAATGAATTATGAGTATGTCATTGAAATTCGTCCACCACTGTTTTCAATGCACGCAGTGTAAGTACAAGTATGTCTATTTAAGTATATATTAGGGTATGTATAAAATTACCATAAGAAGAATAGAGGTGACTTTGTCAATACTACCATTTAGCCTTCATAAGGACGTAGTGAGTCTGCATGACTTTCAGTTCCTCTAATTCATCCAAGAATTGTAGTGTTCTAAGTCTTCTCCTTTCAGATTCGGGGATTTGTGCATTGAAAATTTCCCACATATCATCGACAGTCACATTGGGAGCTGTGGACCATCTTGAAgcgtatttttctttcgaGTTATACGTCATTAGTGTGGGCATTTCCAAATTTCTTGATTCCTTTAAGTTGGACTGCATAATGGTGCCAAACCGATCATTCGGTTGACAACCACCAATAGGATCGTACGATATCCATAGTCCGTGTACAAACCTTTCCAAGACTGTATTTATGAGTAGTTGAGCCTCGTCTTTATGCATATAGCATAAGAGACATTCAGATATCACCACGGTAGGTATATCACGGTCGGTACATGTATCTAGCAGACGAGCGGTTTCAGTAGTATTGTTCAAATCACATGCAACAAGTTTATACCTTTTCTGATCTATCAAAAGTGGTGCTGTTGCCGCATTCTCTTCTGGCAAATCAAGGGAAGTGCGCAAAATTTTACTCTCACGcaaaatattattcttcaaCTCTACCGAGTCACTGTAATCAATGTCTACATACGTCAGATTGGGGAACATTTGTAACAGGGGTAGCATTCGTAAATCTGAACCACAACCAAAATTCACTACCTGAACCTGTTCATTCCCATCTAAAAAATTCAGTATGGCTGCATCTATTCCCACAGTACGCAAATAAGTTCCATAATTCATCACCGGGAATGAAGATCTCATTGCTTTGTCTACTTTCCCAAAAGTACGTCtactgaattttttgagagTAAGCAAGTAGTCGCGATGCCATTGTGTATACTTGCTGGCCATATCGACCG
The Saccharomyces mikatae IFO 1815 strain IFO1815 genome assembly, chromosome: 4 genome window above contains:
- the PPM1 gene encoding leucine carboxy methyltransferase (similar to Saccharomyces cerevisiae PPM1 (YDR435C); ancestral locus Anc_5.547), with amino-acid sequence MERIIQQTDYDALSCKLAAISVGYLPSSVLQGFSVDMASKYTQWHRDYLLTLKKFSRRTFGKVDKAMRSSFPVMNYGTYLRTVGIDAAILNFLDGNEQVQVVNFGCGSDLRMLPLLQMFPNLTYVDIDYSDSVELKNNILRESKILRTSLDLPEENAATAPLLIDQKRYKLVACDLNNTTETARLLDTCTDRDIPTVVISECLLCYMHKDEAQLLINTVLERFVHGLWISYDPIGGCQPNDRFGTIMQSNLKESRNLEMPTLMTYNSKEKYASRWSTAPNVTVDDMWEIFNAQIPESERRRLRTLQFLDELEELKVMQTHYVLMKAKW
- the GPI17 gene encoding GPI-anchor transamidase GPI17 (similar to Saccharomyces cerevisiae GPI17 (YDR434W); ancestral locus Anc_5.545); this translates as MSNANLRKWVGFCFIAIYIFVGIPLWYKLTTVYRAPLPVKYIESLQKNKFQDIHLVIPVYVRSDTYRFPDIHDAIQVQVNHLLNSQEQQIPWSLQVLPYNESMQQANSEDNQFHVVTLVLDDFIGYSSAYDTKETIVYYDDAAVLSNDLPFFVAQTLVEHTFQLEWTHLNKTHESATTNNNVAISYDPNIHLSITLLSGDGNPVAWEIEPTLTDYFSPFRKLLSPLVNLTVDSSIVYHNDLNLHSLNGSYSNVTWFDLSHTIDLSELSSMTYYPEDSALNLAVVFPSASSTPDGLAFINGTRISDGLSALDWNSYLVPQWGVIIINKMPLKPNSVISEDYLEPMMYRFASDIFQLLGLTEGSQDLLSPYITIDSFKRLTTLQNLDKSVETLWSLVKLTQQFQGMSIPHEVSDNVLEALDLRFQIIDLLNDPGKGGDMVWNNALHLSNELVKLCETAFFNGEMVQQNFFPQEHMIAVYLPLLGPISAVMFFGFYNVMKEKDHKNEKNGIEREVTEEKLELKEAQNLHAIDGENEL